The following are from one region of the Brienomyrus brachyistius isolate T26 chromosome 13, BBRACH_0.4, whole genome shotgun sequence genome:
- the LOC125706186 gene encoding leucine-rich repeat-containing protein 49-like, whose translation MLGAAGCHGWEGLTRCPSLASCLALPTAGVASPPRQRAPHQEGHMACVLPRKDEERKRESHKNAVHKEKRRQAIRNAAQQWEGFKACLELPAQSGSRDEGSPEHCPPQQNDGPSQQLSPDELKLTCPAGASERPAGGSEARIRTSRPSSPRDPRSPEAGGASVQSLSLSDSHLAELDGDTLRLFGLGALEALERGWGAQTAGAVTVIAFRYIPFDGIAPTLPRIRVKFPNLSHLIFFETNISRLPQLGALAQVRRLEQLTIHPDGNPVVDLVLWRPFVIFRLSHFNLQKINGQEVTLEDVITAERLFGALGHVTGTETPHYRLLLLLDESRKRQLQFLLDGRGRRAGQSPEELRDNGKLLGEGLSRSLFTYPNRDAGVENTEEGAVEALERAEAIQQYLRSLLQRALDTNTKGEALNKLWPSVFAEMVRDCVLDMRDRTAYCHSCLNRLSQGKRAEAQGEGL comes from the exons GAGGGGCACATGGCCTGTGTTCTACCACGGAAAGATGAGGAACGGAAGAGAGAGAGCCACAAGAACGCAGTGCACAAG GAGAAACGGCGTCAGGCCATCCGCAATGCGGCCCAGCAGTGGGAGGGCTTCAAGGCCTGCTTGGAGCTGCCAGCCCAATCCGGCTCCAGGGACGAGGGCAGCCCTGAGCACTGCCCACCCCAGCAGAACGACGGGCCGAGCCAGCAGCTCTCCCCAGACGAGCTGAA gctgacGTGTCCAGCTGGAGCCTCGGAGAGACCAGCTGGGGGCAGTGAGGCACGAATACGCACCAGTCGGCCCAGTAGCCCTCGGGATCCCAG GTCCCCAGAGGCAGGGGGCGCCAGTGTGCAGAGCTTGTCCCTGTCAGACAGCCACCTGGCCGAGCTGGATGGGGACACGCTCCGCCTGTTTGGACTGGGGGCTCTGGAGGCCCTGGAGCGGGGCTGGGGGGCTCAGACCGCTGGTGCTGTCACCGTCATTGCCTTCCGCTACATCCCCTTCGACGGCATCGCGCCTACACTGCCCCGCATCAGGGTGAAGTTCCCGAACCTGTCG CATCTGATCTTCTTCGAGACCAACATCAGCCGGTTGCCCCAGTTGGGTGCCCTGGCTCAGGTCCGGCGCCTGGAGCAGCTGACCATCCACCCCGACGGGAACCCGGTGGTGGACCTTGTTCTGTGGCGGCCCTTCGTCATCTTCCGCCTCAGCCACTTCAACCTGCAGAAGATCAACGGCCAGGAG GTGACCCTGGAGGACGTGATCACGGCGGAGAGACTCTTTGGAGCCCTGGGTCACGTCACTGGCACTGAAACCCCACACTATCGCCTGCTGCTGTTATTGGACGAGTCCAG AAAGCGTCAGCTGCAGTTCCTCTTAGATGGCCGCGGCCGCCGGGCTGGGCAGAGTCCCGAGGAGCTGCGTGATAATGGGAAACTGCTGGGAGAAGGTCTGAGCCGTTCGCTGTTCACCTACCCGAACCGCGACGCCGGCGTGGAGAACACAGAG GAGGGCGCCGTGGAGGCATTGGAGAGGGCCGAGGCCATCCAGCAATACCTACGCAGCTTGTTGCAAAGGGCGTTGGACACCAACACCAAGGGGGAGGCACTGAACAAGTTGTGGCCCTCTGTGTTCGCGGAGATGGTGCGGGACTGTGTGCTGGACATGAGGGACCGGACAGCTTACTGTCACTCCTGCCTGAACAGGCTCTCCCAAGGCAAGAGAGCAGAGGCGCAGGGGGAAGGACTGTAA